The DNA sequence aactgaaTACCACAAAGAGTGACTCCctagtgtaaactatggacttcagttaataatgatGTATCATATTGgttcatctattttttaaaaaatgtgccacATCagtgcaagatgttaataacagaAAACTTTGTGTGGCGAGAGAGGAAGTGTATGGAACTATTtgtaatttcaattttcctataaacctaaaagtgctctaaaaatagtctattagttttaaaaatgtaaaaaaaaaaatgaaggtgcaataaagacatttaaaaaatatactaataAATCCAACCTTGCAAGATTGTGAAAAGATTAAGCGCAACAATGTACACATAGTGTTTAGAACACTTCCTGATAGATGATAAGTAGTAACATTATTAATAATGTTAGCTATTGTAATTGCTTCATTAGTTTGGTCAACATATTTATTCATATCTACCATggaccatttttttccctccagttttattgagatataattgacatacagcactgtgtaagtttaaggtgtacagcataatgatttgacttatatacgtCATGAAATTatcatcacaataagtttagtgaacatccatcatctcagattcaaaattagagaaatagaaacaaattttttcttccatgtgatgagaactcttaagatttattctttttttaaaaaatttatttattttacttattatttatttttggctgtgttgtgtcttcgttgctgcatgagggttttctctagttgtggcgagcaggggctactcttcattgccgtgagcaggcctctcactgcggtggcttctcttgttgcggagcacgggctctaggtgcacgggcttcagtagctgtggctcaaaggctctagagcgcaggctcagtagttatggtgcacgggcttagttgcttcgcggcatgtgggatcttcccagaccagggttcgaacccatgtcccctgcattggcaggcagattctcaaccactgagccaccagggaagcccaggatttattctttttttttttttgcagaaattccttttattatgttaaaaatattccTTAATGAGCCAGCAATTATTTATGTGAAGAAGAGTCCAGAAAACAGACCTATGACAGTATTAGCCTTGTCCTTGATTAGACATTTATGAATTTATACACAAAACATTATTCCCCAGAGTCAGTTAATGAAGGTCTAAGAAGCTGTGAACTTGAAAGATCTCCTTCCTGCTTGTCTGGCTGCTCCAATCAGACCACAAGACTTAGTTACAAGGAtggaagaatttttcttttttgaatttaaaGCTTTACAACAGTTCGGATGCTCTTTCCTGCATGCATCAGTTCAAAGGCTTCGTTAATTTGGTCAAAAGGCAAATTGTGAGTCACAAATTCatcaatctttatttttttggacaTATATTCGGACACCAACTTTGGGACGCGTTCTACACTCTTCCATCCTCCAAAGGCAGTGCCTTTCCACGTGCAGCCTGTTACCAGCAGGAATGGACGAGTGGTAACTTCTTCACCTGAGGCAGCTACTCCAACCACCACGCTGACACCCCAGCCTTTGTGGCAGGCCTCCAGCGCTGCTCTCATGACTTTCAGGTTACCAATACACTCAAAGGAACAGTCCACTCCCCCATCAGTCATCTCAACGAGCACTTCCTGGATAGGTTTACTGAAGTCCTGGGGGTTAGTATACTCAGAGGCCCCGAACTCCTTAGCCCTTGTGAATTTATCTTTATTGATGTCCACACCAATGATCCGGGATGCACCAGCCACCTTACAGCCCATGATAACTGCCAATCCAACTCCTCCCAGGCCAAAGACGGCACAAGTAGAGCCAGGCTCCACCTGggcagtgttcacagcagcaccataACCAGTTGAAATGCCACAACCCAGAAGGCAGACTTTATCCAAAGGGGCTAAAGGATCAATTTTAGCAACAGAGATATCAGCCACAACTGTGTATTCAGAAAATGTGCTGGTTCCCGTGTAATGTAAAATTGTCTTTCCTTTACAAGTAAATCTGCTAGTGCCATCTGGCATAAATCCTTTCCCTTGAGTGACTCTTACCTTCTGGCAAAAGTTCGTTTTAGGATTTAGACAGAATTTGCACTCTCCACACTGTGGGATGTAAAGTGGGATGACAGTATCACCTGCCTTCAGCTTAGTAACTCCTTCACCAACACTTTCCACAATTCCCACACCTTCATGTCCCAAGATCACTGGAAAACTCCCTTCAGGATCAGCCCTACTCAGGGTATAGGCGTCCGTGTGGCAAACTGCAGTGGCAATAATCTTAATTCGAACTTCATGAGCCTTTGGGGGTGCCACCTCTATCTCCTCTATGGAGAGAGGCTTTCTAGCCTCCCAGGCAACTGCAGCCTTGCATTTGATGACCTGGCTCGCCATCTCCTCGGCTTCCGGTCAGCGCGAAGTGAGGACTCGGGAGGGGCcccaccacaatgaaagatcccaggATTTATTCTTAACCACTTTCATATACTATGCACTATTAAgtagtgaacaagacagaaaaggTTCCTGCTGTCATGGGGCTAGAAAGTATTcaatcattttatctttttgttgtttatatttttgtatttatatattgtttCAATCTACCCCACTGGATAGTGTTTCCTGAGGCactattcttttgtgttttgaaTGGCAGCCTGCCTAGAAGTGTGGATACATTTTAATATCTCCTTGTTGACCAACCACCCAGTGCCATTTACTTGGTTTGAGACCTTAATCTATGTTCTTTGTTTGAGACCCCAACAATTAATATAAACCCAggagaattattttctttcttactatATACTCAGTTCTTTGCTGGGGTTCTAAACAACTTAAAAAGATGGCCCCTACAACTGTTTGGGGACAGAAGAGCAAAGCACTGgggataaaaatggaaaaaaaatttataaaatactaaACTACCTGGTAATGGACAGCAATACTACTATCATTTACAGGAATATATGATTGATGTCGTTTGGGTAACTTAGGAATTTCATGGAAAGAGAAAACTGAACTAAAATCTTGAAGTGTTTGTACGGGTGGAAAAGAACAAGAGAAGATTCTGGGAGCTTGGAAAAATACAAGTAAACCACAGCAGTGGAAATGACAAATATTATGTTGTATTCATTTTTACACTGCATGGAGAGTAGGACCTAGTGAGGTCCCATAAATGATTGTAGAAGTGGGGAGTCTTGGGAAATCAGGTTTGATGAGATCGGCGGGTGGTGGCGGGGAAACAGAGGAGAAGGGACATGGAAGATACACATTTTGAAGATGAAACTAACAGGACTGACTTATAATAATCAAGCCCTTACAGTTTCAAAGTGATTTCACTATATTGTGTCCTGGTCTGGCATTCCTTCTCACAGAATTGGTGTCGGGATCAGCAGTGGCTCTTAACTCCATCATACCAATGTCCCCTTTTTATGACCAGTATTTCAGTGAAGGCTTTACTCTCCTCAAATGAAATTCattattaatttaatataattgcccacataattttgaaaatatcaacatAACACTTTACTGTGAATAAAGGAAACTTCAGAGAAGTGGTTAAAGTATACATTATAATATGTAAAAGCCCAGACATGACTATACCAGAAGACATAACGAAGTGGTCAGATACACCTATATGTGGGGTGACGGCTACTAATGCAGACCCATAGAGATGTGTTAATAACTCACATACCGCAAGTGGCACGGGCTTCAGTGACACGATTCTGCAAAATGGTGGGTGACTCTTGCTAAAGTCCCAAACAGGAGGAAGTACAGTCTTATCTCAATTATTCAGTAGTTGCATTCCCAAGAATTCAGAGTGTGTTAAAAGCCATGCAAAAATACTTTGGTAAGTACATGAAACAGAGTTAAGTTCTGTGCTCGAATAATTATAAACGGGTTTCATCTATGAAAATGTCTCTTGGCACTTTGGAAAATCTTGCGGATGTGGGACAACTTCTATATTGTGCAAGACTGAGACATTTCAGGACATCTAACATTCCTGGTCCCTAGCCATTGGATGCCAGagaccaaccccccaccccatcactGTGACAACTAAAAGTGCCCCCAAGGTTTCACAGCCTGAGAGAAGAGTAcccactgagaaccactggctgGATGCTGGCTCTTAGGTTTCAGCCTCATGACTCAAGGACGGTGACAGataaggaagttgggagggggaGGATTTGGATGTTGAGCCAGAAAAGGAGTTGGCTGCAGTGCTTTCTTCCTCAGTCAAGGAGAGCCTTCACTTTCTTAAATTGTTCAAATCTGGCTCTTCCAACCTCGTAAGAGTTTCAAGTTCTGAGCCCAGATAGAAGATAAAGTGAGGGAAAAAAGATGATATTTCGTAGTACTAAGTGCAAACCCTGTTTGACTTACTTACCTTAAGAGCCAAGAAACCCAGTCTAATCCCCTGCCCTCCACATTGGCTCATTGGTAGGCATATACTGTGTCTCAAGAGTTCAGGAGAAATCTAGTTCTAACACGAATCCTTGGAACATTTTTGAGATTTAAGCCTTGTTACCCTTTAAACTATAGGTGTGATCTCATTCCatgtgtttttcagttttgtaaagCATGCAATAACGTCTAATCCCTCTTGGCATTTGCATTTTGCATAATTGAATGTCTTCAGCAGATGTGCACGATGGTCTAGTATTAGCACTCTGCCTGTTGCCTTTTGCTTGGGAGTCTTAAATCAAACAAATCAAAAGGTCTTGATTTTCTTAGAGTACTTTTTAGAAGATTTCAAGCCTTAGATTTTCATTTAACAGTGATAACACACATACACCTTCTTTCACAAGCGTGAATGTGCTGTATTTGATTTGTAAATAGTCATTTAGCCCAAAGATATTGGGCGTACTTCAAATGCAAGCCAGTGAATGATATTCCAAGAACATAAATCTGTTTGCAGCCTTATTCCAGGACCAAGTTTATCCGTTTGTCAATCAGATGCATACTATTCACAGGATAACACGTTAGGCCCATTGAGGAAATCAGAAGTGAACAGATGCTTGAGAGCCTCAAGGTGTCTATTATCCAGTCCAGGGATGATAAAACCTCACATATACAATCCGAAGCAGAAGGTGAGATGAAATACTGATGGAGTCTCTGGGATGAAATAGTACTTTCCTCtgaagaaggcttcctggaggaggtgaaatTTTTAACTTGATGATTTTAACGATTCAGTAAAATCTTGACAAGCAAGACACTTTTTGAGGACTGGTTTCTTTGAGCTGAAATAAATGTGAGcagaatttttgtgtgtgtgtggcttcccATCACTTAATATTATGCATTCTCCATTTATTGTCTGGATGTAATTAAGTGACTGAATAATTGGTAATCATTGCTACAAAGAATCTCGTTTgacatttttacctttttgaaaaaGTCCACTAATTTAGGAGCTGAATCTGAGCTTTGGTTTTTCCATTGAAGAATTCAACTTTTACAACTCCAGATTTCAACCAGTGCTATGTTTGAGAACTCTGGGATGTACCTTAAGCCTTATTGAGAGTAAGGTGCAATCAGACATAAGGCAGATCTGTCAGGATGGTTATACAAAGTGTTCAGCCACTAAGGTAGGAAAATGGTCTTGCTACCAGGTGTTTTCCATATATTGAACTTGAAGACAACACAGACACCGAGCCAGAGCACCCAGGACTCTCTGTGGTTCCATGCCCTCCCCATTAGACCGTCTGCTTCCTGGGACTTGGGTCTAATTTCTTCTGCTCCCAGGTTATTAAGGTCCATCTCCCAGCCCCTCTGGCCTCTGCCTGTACCACTTACTGCAGGCTGGAGATTTGACTAAGAGCAAGTTATTCAACATGAAATTTGGCCCAGATGACATGTTTGTCTCTTGAGATATCCGCACCCTAGTTTTCGTTGTAGCATTATCTGCAATAGCCACaacatggaaacaatccaagtgcccattggatgggtgaatggataaagaaaatgtaagatgTATATGTATCCCCTGGAAATGTAAGATtccatatattccatatatatacatatacacaatggaatattattcagccataaaaaaagaaatcctgccttttgtgacaacatggatggatcttgaggatattatgctaagtgaaacaaatcagacagagaaagataaatactgtatgttctCACTTATATTCAGATCTAaagaagccaaactcatagaaggagagagtagaatggtggctacCAGGGGCAgaaggtgggggaaatggagagaataTTGGTCGAATGGTACAAATTTCCAGctgtaagatgaataagctctggggctctaatgtatagcatggtgactataattaacagtgttatatacttgaaagctggtaagagagtagatcttaaatgttatcatcacacacacaaaaaatagtaTATTCTGTGAGGGAATAGaggtgtatcaaatcatcacattgtacatcttaaaccTACATATGTTATTTGCCAGTAATATCTCAGTAAACCCGAGGAGGGGAAAGACATGTTTGTCAAAACGTAATTATCCTGTGTTGGAAAAGTTTTCTGTCTGATCTGGATGGTAGGTATAGGTATATAAATTCTTCAAGTTACAGTCTTAAGATTTGCGCATTTCATGTATGTTATATcccaacaaaaaatataaaaataataataaataaaaaccagcTGAAGTGTTGTCAGTTTTGGTCTATCTGGGGGTAATTTTGCAATGGTATGTGCATtttcaagcatttaaaaataaatttttagtgtttttctgtagtattccttttaaaattcttttctagtCAATTACTTGAAATAACCCAAATAGCTAACAGTGGAAGATTTATAGTAATAACTATAACTTGTACCTCAAAATTGCAAACAGCTTAGTAGAGCAATAATTGCACCCTCCCCTCACCAAAGTTTGTGAAAcaaaagaaaggaggggaaaacaAAACTTCTGGGCAAAGAGGATGAAAATACTTGTTGCAGAACCACCTTTTTGATGCTTCAAGATTTCCAACATTTAAATACCTAGAATTTGGAGGCAGTGTGACTAAATCATCATTTTGACCAACGTGTTGTGTTTACCAACTTGCATGCAGTCTCACACTTTTCAGCCAATTTTCCCAGCCACCCCTATCCCTCCTGCCCAGCCTCCATCCTGATGTATGTAGCTTTGGGTTCAAATTCAGACCGAAGTCTAGTGGTGAGTGAAAATTACTGATGATGTCAAAGGGAACAAAAATAGAACTCACAGGAAAGTCTTTACCTTTAGCTGTGGTTGTCAAAGTTCAAGCACGAAAAAAGACAGAGACATTCCCTTCTGAGAGAGAGCttttcaaaaacaacaacaacaaaaaatttgatGCCACTAAATTATAGCGTTAAATCTGTAAAGTCAAAGAACTGTACATAAATTAAATTTGAGTTTCTTCTCCCCAACACACCCAGCCAGTCTCATCATCTTGGATGGATTTACCGATGGGATCGAGTGCTTCTTaacattactattttttttaaagatagccaTTGAGCCTGAACTCTTTTGTTGGAACAGGACAGCTGGGAAGTGGTGGAAGGACTGAGGGGAGAGATGAATTACACCCAGGAGCCACCAATTCAGAAAGGATTTTTgctgaaaaaaaggaaatggccCTTGAAAGGCTGGCACAAGGTAAGAACTGGCCTGGGACGCACCTTCGTTTGCACCTACACTCCCCACTCAGGACCCGGTTCTTAAGCACTTACATTTAATTTGAAGTTGAGCATGGAGACCAAGAGAAGGATGTTTAaatggaatgtcttttttttttttttaatatttctttttggctgcgttagggcTTCGTTGcttcgcgcgggctttctctagttgcggcgagcgagggctactctgttgcggtgcgcaggcttctcattgcagtggcttctcttgttgcggagcacgggccctaggcgcgcgggcttagttgctctgtggcatgtgggatcttcccagaccagggatcaaaaccatgtcccccgcactggcaggcggattcttaaccactgcaccaccagggaagtcctgggaatgTCTTAATGAATTCTGCTTTATTCCCCACAGAGATTCTTCTATCTGGACAAAGGAATCTTGAAATATGCCAAGAACCAAAGTGATGTAAGTCGTCTTGTTAATCCAGTATGCTATTGAAGAATTCTAAAGAGCTAGTGGTTGTCAGCTCATGGATGACATTGTGCATATTTGAGAATTGGATTTCCCTAAACTGGAGATCAGGGAGGGGTGGTGGTTCCCTCTCAGGGAACAGAGGTACCTGCTCCCCGCTGTCCCTGCTCTGGGTTCTGGGTGGGCTCGGTTCACCCACCAAGTAGAGGTGCAGGAGCCCCTATCAACACCCTACTGGGTATCCAGGCATGGGTTCTGGTCTTAGGGTTGTGCTGTGGGGTTCTCTGGGTGGGGGAGACCTCTTCACAGTGAGCTAACAGGAACAAAACAGAGAGCGTGTCCCTCCCACTGTTATGGGGACTGAGGGGTTTAGTGGAGAAGGCCCTTGCTGAAGGTGACGGGAGGTTCCCCTGTGTGTGAACACCAGGCGGACAGCCCTTGAGGACTCGGAATGACTACTGGTCCTGCCCTCATAGGGGTCCCTCTCTCACCCAGCACTTCTCTCCTCCCGTCTTCCTCTCTTCGCCTCTCTCACGGTGCTCACCTTGTTGGGGCGAATACAGAAACGTGCCATAGTGCCTGACCCACAGTGGCCTGTATTAGCTTCCTTActcctcttttaatttttatttttaaatttcttttttggtttcttcagcttttaaagaaatttttaaattaatttttattggattatagttgatttataatgttgtgttagtttctgctgtacagcaaagtgaatcagttatacatatatccattcttttttagattccattcccATAcgggtcattacagagtattgagtagagttccctgtgctatacagtaggtccttattagttatctattttatatagtagtgtgtatatgtcaatcccaggctcccaatttatcccccccttcccctttggtaaccatattactcagccataaaaaagaatgaaataatgcgatttgcagctacatggatggacctagagattgtcttattgagtgaagtaagtcagacaaagacaactaTCAtctgatatcgcttatatgtggaatctaaaaaatggtacaaatgaacctatttaccaaacagaaatggagtcacagatgtagaaaacaaacctactCCTCTTTTTAAGTCACTTCCAAATGAATTTAGACACCGGAAACTATTTCTGTAGGAGGCGGTGAAGTTAACAGGTGAATTCACTGTCATAGGAGTCATGGGGCTAACTTTTTAGTTTCCTCACCTCCTTGCTTCCTCACTTTGCAATGTGCAAACTGCTTGTTACTTAACCCTCTGTAATTCAGTCTCCCGTCTGTAAAAGGGGAGATGTTTCCTCCCTCACAGGTTAAACAGGATGATGTGTGTATAGCACTAAGCTCCGTGCTAGTTCACGCTAAGTACTGGAGAAGTGTAGTTATTATGTTTACTGTTAGTGGGTGTGGAAGGGGAGGGTAGAGGGAAAGAGTGTTAAGGATGTTCCGATGGTTTTTAACACCGTGGTTCTCAAGGGGCCCCCTTTGTGCCTTTgcagatagagagagagaagctgCATGGCTGCATTGATGTCGGGCTCTCGGTGATGTCTGTGAAGAAGTCGTCAAAGTGCATAGATCTCGACACCGAGGAGCACATTTATCATCTGAAGGTGACACTGCTTCCCAGATGCTGTCTCCTGTTGCACAGAGTTCCTTTATGTTGTGAAAGGATTGTCAGTTATAGTACCGTTGGTGATGCCTTTTGAATTTCAAAACATCCAGCCAACATGTAGAAGATCTTCATTATGAAAGTATTTCTAAGGATATATCTATTGATATCTGGATGGGACAGTTCTTCATTGTGTAGGACTGTCTCTTACACTGCTGAACATTTAGCCTCATTGTCTCTTATCCCCTAAATCCCCCCCTCCCTTGTGATTGTGacatcagtaacaaaaaaacaaaaaacagaaaacttcaTGTTTCCAAATACAAACCCCCTCTACCCCCAGGCAGTACCATCTTTAGTGAAGAACCATTTACTATAGGTTAAAAtgtttccttgggcttccctggtggcacagtggttgagaatctgcctgccaatgcaggggacatgggttcgagccctggtctgggaggatcccacatgccgcggagcaactaggcccgtgagcgacaactactgagcctgcgcgtctggagcctgtgctccgcaacaagagaggccgcgatagtgagaggcccgcgcaccgcgatgaagagtggcccccgctcgccgcaactagagaaagccctcacacagaaatgaagacccaacacagcaaaaataaattaattaattaataaactcctacccccaacatcttcttaaaaaaaaaaatgtttcctgaaaTAAAATATGATCTTCAGTCTGAGAAGCCCCATCTTACAACTTCGACTAAATTTAtagggatttcattaaaattctcATACCACAGTGATGTCAAAAATTTTTCCCCTAAAGAATGGGTCTTCAAACAGTATCTCTGAAAGCTGCTTAACTACCCTCTTCTGCCCCTTCTCCTGCAGGTGGTATAGATAGTTAAAAGCATGAAGCAAGAGCTTTGGAGATACAGATCTGGTTCAGATCTTGACTGCCTGGTTACTTACTAGCTTTCAGCCTTTGACAAATGATTTAATCTCtgaaagtctcagttttctcaccaccCTCCCACCCCGACAATGGGAGTTCCAGTGCTCGTCTTGTAGGGCTGCATGTAGAAAACTTGACGTAATGCGTGACCCACAGTAAGCTCAATatgtttatgtattatatataactaTTAGGTGGTACCCGAGTGTTAGAAATTAATTGAGAAAATGTTAAGAGTCTTTTCTtacttggacaaattacttggAATATTGGGAGTGGGGGCTGtgctttgggaaaataaaagcatGAGATTATGAACTCCCCATTTTAATGTGTCCCTGTCCTCCCCATAGCACATCGTAGTACTTGGGCAAATACATGCTTAGCACATACATGGGCTTGATTGCCCCCACGGCAAAGACGTCTCCAGCCCACCCTGTCGATGTGCCGAGGGTGAGAAGCCCTGCTGTACGCAATTACCTACAGCCACAGGCATAGGGGCTTAGGCTTGGGGAATAGTACATATTTGACTGTCCTGGGCAGTCAGTTAACAACATCTGGGAAATGAAGTACATTTCAAGAACATAATTTAAAGGAGACAAATAGatgtgagtctgtttgtgttgCTTCTACTTGTAAACGACACATCCAATAGCACCTGGAGGGGTTTAAGTCTTGTGTGTACTTCTAATCAACATAGCAAACATAAACGCCGACCGAACACTTCCTACGTGAAGGATGTTGCTGACGTTTATTTCCACATCCTTGCTCTCAGTAGCAGCATTAGTAAAGATTTTAACTGAATTGACCTGGATTTTTCTTCTTGGAAGTTAACCTACCATACATCCTTTTGAGGTCTTTTAAATTACCACTTCATGAGTCTCTGTGTTCTCGTATATAGATATCTATCATTTTTCGTTTTGAAAGCATTGATACACCATCATGCACACACAAATATTGACTATTAAGAAATATCTATGGTGCATAGGTgcttattatattctttttagtACTTTTATGCACATTtgaaatactttataataaaagtTACTAGATACAAACATTACTCTTCATAGAAATTATACATTGATAGTCACTCCTGGAGAGAATGGCTAaaagtttgtgtatgtgtgtttgaaaAATCCTGGAAATCACTGATAAAACTTtatcagatttttgttttctaagagtGGGAGAAATGTTCTTTTAAGTAACCTTCACATTCATTAACATATATTCCTCAGCACCATATTCTTTGTCAGAGAAGATTAACAAGATTAAATATTTTAGGaagaatttattaattcattccagTTCAGAGAAGATTGGTCTGAAAAGTCTGAATTataaaagagttttttttaaaaatggtgctaATATTTTTAGTATGGTTAGTAGAAACTGGGACAAGAGAACTTGGAACCACTTTAAGAGATGGATAAATGTAAATTTCagcttatttgttctttaatatttCCTAATAATAACA is a window from the Orcinus orca chromosome 9, mOrcOrc1.1, whole genome shotgun sequence genome containing:
- the LOC101282535 gene encoding alcohol dehydrogenase class-3-like; its protein translation is MASQVIKCKAAVAWEARKPLSIEEIEVAPPKAHEVRIKIIATAVCHTDAYTLSRADPEGSFPVILGHEGVGIVESVGEGVTKLKAGDTVIPLYIPQCGECKFCLNPKTNFCQKVRVTQGKGFMPDGTSRFTCKGKTILHYTGTSTFSEYTVVADISVAKIDPLAPLDKVCLLGCGISTGYGAAVNTAQVEPGSTCAVFGLGGVGLAVIMGCKVAGASRIIGVDINKDKFTRAKEFGASEYTNPQDFSKPIQEVLVEMTDGGVDCSFECIGNLKVMRAALEACHKGWGVSVVVGVAASGEEVTTRPFLLVTGCTWKGTAFGGWKSVERVPKLVSEYMSKKIKIDEFVTHNLPFDQINEAFELMHAGKSIRTVVKL